Genomic DNA from Corynebacterium diphtheriae:
CAGATCCTTATCTCCTGGGCATTAGCTCTGGTGCGAGTGTGGGTGCGACCGCAGTGCTCGTTTTTGGTTTGCTAGGAAATTTTGGACTTTACGCGCTTTCTGGTGGAGCTCTAGTGGGTGCAATTATCGCTACGTTTGCGGTGTATGCAGTTACCCTTGCTCAAGGTGGGTTGACACCGTTGCGATTAATTTTGTCAGGTGTTGTGCTTTCGTCAGCTTTTTCTGCGCTCGCTAGCTTTCTGGTTTTTAAAGGTCCAGATGCTCGCGCTGCTCAAGGCGTGATGTTTTGGATGCTTGGTTCGGTTGCTGGCGCGCAATGGGGAAAACTTGCTATTCCTGCCGTTGTAGTAGCACTGGCTTTTGCTGGTTTGCTGTTTATTAATCGTCAGATGGATGCGCTGGCTGCTGGTCCTGACACCGCAGCAGCTTTAGGAGTCAACGTTCCAGCCTTGCGTCAGGGGCTATTTTTCCTCCAAGCGATGCTCGTTGGCGCCATGGTTGCGGTAGCTGGTGGAATTGGATTCGTGGGACTTGTGATCCCTCACTTGGCGCGCATGATGGTGGGCTCTCTGCATCGTCGGTTGTTGCCCATCGCTGCTGCTTTTGGTGCAGTGTTTATGGTGTGGGTTGATGTGTTGGCTCGGGTTGCAGCACCTCCTCAAGAAATTCCGCTCGGTGTTGTTACGGGTGTTATCGGAGCCCCGTTATTCCTAATTTTGATGGGACGTAAGAGCTATCGCTTTGGGGGACAGGAGTCATGATGCATTGCCAAGCACAGGGTATTGCTTGTGGTTTTGATACCAAGACAACGATTTTGAAAGACATTTCCTTTTCTGTTGATCAGGGCACGATGACTGCGATTGTGGGGGTTAATGGTGTCGGAAAATCTACGCTGTTGCGTGCCCTAGCCGGTATCACGCAACCTCATGCTGGCGTTGTAACGGTCAATGGCCATGATATTCACAAAATCCGTGCCAAAAAACGTGCCATGATGTTGACCTTCGTGGGCCAAGAGGAACAACCACCTGCGGATTTATCTGTGGAAGAAGTAGTGGCCCTGGGCAGATTGCCGTATATCAAGTCATGGCAGTTGGGTTCTAAGAATGAACGCGACATCGTGGAACATTCTCTCGACTTGGTCGGTTTGGCAGGGCGTCGTAAAGCGTTGTGTTCTGAGCTTTCTGGCGGACAGCGGCGTCGAGTGCTGTTGGCGCGTGGTTTTGCACAGCAAACGGATCTCGTTTTTCTCGACGAACCGACCAACCATCTCGACGTTCAGCACCAATTGCACTTGCTCCATGTGCTTCGTGATTCCGGACGCACCATCGTTGCCACCATCCATGACCTTGATCTGGCGGTGTCGCATTTTGATCAGGTCGTGGTGGTGGGCAACGGTGGCGTGGTCGCTGCTGGATCTCCGCAGGAAGTTCTCACCCCTGAGATTGTGTCTCAAGTATTTGGCGTGGAATCACTGCTTGTCCAACTCGAACAAGCCCGTCGTGTGCATTTGCTTATCGACGCCCTATCTCATCAACCTCATCTATCCCCGAAGGAGTAGTTCTCGTTCTCATGAAATCTAAACTTTTTCCTCTTCTTGTCCCTATGCTCGGTGCATCCATCGTTTTCGCTGGTTGTAGTAACGCCGATACCTCTAAGCAGGCTGAGTCCAAAGATGGCGTGACCATCACCAACTGTGGCAAGGAAGTTACCTACACCAAGGCAGACAACTTGTTTGTCAACGATGGCAACATCATTTCCATTGCTCTTGCTGCCGGTGCAGCAGATAACGTGAAGTATGTCAGCTCTATTCAGCGCGATAAGGAGCTATTGCACGCTAAGTATGGCAAAGATATCGATAAAGCTGAAGACGTTGCTAAAGAGTATCCGTCATTGGAATCTATCGTTGCCAAACACCCTGATATCTTTGTTGCCGGTTGGAACTACGGCTTCTCTGAAGAAAAGAATCTCACGCCCGATGCGCTGAAAGACCAAGGTATCGATTCCTATATTTTGAGTGAATCGTGCCGCCAAGAAGGCTCGGAGAAACGCGGCTTGTACGATCCTTGGGAAGCCGTCAAGATGGATATTTCAAACATCGGCAAGATCACCAGCCATGCAGATACCGCAGACTCAGTGGTCAAAGATATCGATTCTCGTCTAGAAACCTTGAAGAAGGCTCCACAAGCCGATAAAGCACCAACTGCATTTGTGTTTGATTCTGGTACCGATACAGTATTTACCTCGGGTAAGTTTGGCGCTCCGCAGGCGATTATCGAGGCAGCTGGTGGCCGCAACGGTGCTGAAAACGTAGAAGATACTTGGACCACTGTGAGCTGGGAAAACCTCGCTGCATCGAAGCCTGATGTCTTTGTTTTTGTTGATTACCCAGGCCAAGAGTTTGAAGAGAAAATAGCGGCATTGCGCAGTAATCCAGCGACTAAGAACTTGCCAGCTGTCAAGGAAAACCGCTTTATCAATTTGCCATATGCCATGTGGACTTCTGGCCCACTCAACATTGATGCTGCAGAGCAGATGCGCAAGGGTTTTGAAAAGTTCGGCCTCGTTCCAAGCTCTGAAATCAAGCCTTCCTTGGAACTTCCTGCGTCTGTGCCAGGCCAAAACTACTACAAGTAGACAATAAGGTGTGCTTACGGCTGGGGGATCGTAGGCACACCTTCACTATAGATATAATGAAAGTCGTTTAATACGAACGACTTTCATTATCCTAGCGGGAGGTCAAGATGACCAGCCAGAGCCATAAGTTTCTTGAATATGAAAGTGCTCTAAAACGAGCTTATGCTTGGCGCACTTTTCTTTTTGCTTTACTTTATGGCTGCGATCTTATCGCGGTAGCGCTAGGATATCCCCTTGTAGGATTCCTTGTGTGGATTGCGATTTTTATTCCTTTCTTGATTAAAACATCGTGGGGGATACGCCTTGGGCGGCAAGTAGTTGATGATGCACCTGCTAGGTGGCGCAAATATGACAAAATCTTCTTGGGCATAACGATTTTAATGCCGAGTGTAATGAACATTGTTCGCGATCTGAGCCGTGCAGGGGCTGTGGTTTTAGCTGTTATCGCGACGGTAGTGTTTTATTTCCTAGCACAGTCGTGGTACGGAGGTTTCAAAGATACGGCTGAATTGGTACGTGGTGATTCCAATGAGTGCATTGAACTCACAGATGATCAGCTGAGTTATCTAGCAGTGTTGCGGGCTGCTCGCTGTATGGTAGGTTTTCGGGAAATGAAACTGTCGCGTTTAGCTAAAGAAACTCGGCTATCGCATGAAGTTGTTCAGAAAATCACTCAGATTTTTATTACTCGGGGCATTGTGTCCGTCTTTGAAGAATACGGGCCTTCTGGGCAAAAAGACGTCGCGTGGGTGCAACTTACCGAGCATGGTTGTGGTCTGGCGAAGAATTTGGAAAGAGTTTCTTCTCATTCTTAGAAGGTCTCTCTTCTTTCTACTGTGCTTTGTTGGAGTCATC
This window encodes:
- a CDS encoding FecCD family ABC transporter permease → MIRRLTTPVLFIALLIVAAVSFVISLSFGSVDYPQEQVWAVVKAHLAGDVYPDQSIDAVVWELRAPRGVLALIVGAGLALAGVAMQTLVRNPLADPYLLGISSGASVGATAVLVFGLLGNFGLYALSGGALVGAIIATFAVYAVTLAQGGLTPLRLILSGVVLSSAFSALASFLVFKGPDARAAQGVMFWMLGSVAGAQWGKLAIPAVVVALAFAGLLFINRQMDALAAGPDTAAALGVNVPALRQGLFFLQAMLVGAMVAVAGGIGFVGLVIPHLARMMVGSLHRRLLPIAAAFGAVFMVWVDVLARVAAPPQEIPLGVVTGVIGAPLFLILMGRKSYRFGGQES
- a CDS encoding ABC transporter ATP-binding protein; the encoded protein is MHCQAQGIACGFDTKTTILKDISFSVDQGTMTAIVGVNGVGKSTLLRALAGITQPHAGVVTVNGHDIHKIRAKKRAMMLTFVGQEEQPPADLSVEEVVALGRLPYIKSWQLGSKNERDIVEHSLDLVGLAGRRKALCSELSGGQRRRVLLARGFAQQTDLVFLDEPTNHLDVQHQLHLLHVLRDSGRTIVATIHDLDLAVSHFDQVVVVGNGGVVAAGSPQEVLTPEIVSQVFGVESLLVQLEQARRVHLLIDALSHQPHLSPKE
- a CDS encoding ABC transporter substrate-binding protein, whose protein sequence is MKSKLFPLLVPMLGASIVFAGCSNADTSKQAESKDGVTITNCGKEVTYTKADNLFVNDGNIISIALAAGAADNVKYVSSIQRDKELLHAKYGKDIDKAEDVAKEYPSLESIVAKHPDIFVAGWNYGFSEEKNLTPDALKDQGIDSYILSESCRQEGSEKRGLYDPWEAVKMDISNIGKITSHADTADSVVKDIDSRLETLKKAPQADKAPTAFVFDSGTDTVFTSGKFGAPQAIIEAAGGRNGAENVEDTWTTVSWENLAASKPDVFVFVDYPGQEFEEKIAALRSNPATKNLPAVKENRFINLPYAMWTSGPLNIDAAEQMRKGFEKFGLVPSSEIKPSLELPASVPGQNYYK